The Montipora foliosa isolate CH-2021 chromosome 1, ASM3666993v2, whole genome shotgun sequence genome has a window encoding:
- the LOC138003451 gene encoding uncharacterized protein, which produces MMAESDLDVTDSTFQGKILHEPQPYVPSNPIHESDIERLLSIESESMESSWSRIKKTKDAEVWRRESMEEGYPPITKAVLQLEGVPFKKAVKLMTDWKLRQEWDKTAAVVDVLDRIGNFKVVYNCLKMPLFCTNRDVVLASLERYDSDQHCYILALRSTEHPLIQQAHNKSNIVRAETILSGTVIRPVEDGSESSKVTIITQMKLKGSAPQFMKNSYIAGSPVKRMQLLKKFYIKHKDDADRSFSLSDSKSDIKMSPYTTPKTAKNSSMAGSIDNVMD; this is translated from the exons ATGATGGCCGAAAGCGACTTAG atGTTACCGATTCTACCTTCCAAGGAAAAATCTTGCATGAACCTCAACCTTATGTACCATCCAACCCAATACATGAGAGTGACATAGAAAGGTTGCTATCCATAGAGAGTGAAAGCATGGAAAGCTCTTGGTCGCGtatcaaaaagacaaaagatgCTGAGGTCTGGAGAAGAGAGTCAATGGAGGAAGGATACCCTCCAATCACCAAG GCGGTGCTTCAACTCGAAGGGGTTCCATTCAAGAAAG CTGTGAAGTTGATGACAGACTGGAAGCTGCGTCAGGAATGGGACAAAACTGCAGCTGTTGTTGATGTGCTGGACAGAATAGGAAACTTTAAAGTTGTGTACAA CTGTCTGAAGATGCCACTGTTTTGCACAAACAGGGACGTTGTATTGGCCTCTCTGGAGCGCTATGATTCCGATCAACACTGCTACATTTTGGCACTTCGCAGCACAGAGCACCCATTGATCCAACAAGCCCACAATAAATCCAACATTGTTAG agccGAGACCATCTTGTCCGGCACTGTAATCCGACCAGTGGAAGATGGCTCGGAGTCATCAAAGGTCACAATCATCACACAGATGAAATTAAAAGGTTCAGCTCCACAATTCATGAAGAACAGTTACATTGCTGGGAGCCCTGTGAAAAGAATGCAGTTGCTGAAAAAGTTCTACATAAAACACAAAGATGATGCCGACAGGAGTTTCAGCTTGAGTGATAGCAAAAGTGACATTAAGATGAGCCCCTACACTACACCAAAGACAGCAAAGAATTCGTCAATGGCTGGAAGTATCGACAATGTGATGGATTAA